From a region of the Vagococcus coleopterorum genome:
- the rlmH gene encoding 23S rRNA (pseudouridine(1915)-N(3))-methyltransferase RlmH — translation MKVKIIAVGKLKEKYLKQGIEEYAKRLSKYCKFEIIEVPDEKAPETLSEAEMIGIKVKEGERILSKVGEGDFVFALAINGKDYTSEAFAKVIDQATVSGKSTITFVIGGSLGLSEAVMKRCNQTISFGRVTYPHQLMRLILTEQIYRCFRIINGHAYHK, via the coding sequence ATGAAAGTAAAAATAATAGCAGTTGGTAAATTAAAAGAAAAATATTTGAAACAAGGCATTGAAGAATATGCTAAGCGTTTAAGTAAATATTGCAAGTTTGAAATCATTGAAGTGCCTGACGAAAAAGCACCAGAAACCTTGAGTGAAGCAGAAATGATTGGGATTAAAGTAAAAGAAGGCGAGCGTATTTTAAGTAAAGTAGGCGAAGGGGATTTTGTATTCGCCCTAGCTATTAATGGTAAAGACTACACGTCAGAAGCATTTGCCAAAGTGATTGACCAAGCAACTGTGTCTGGTAAAAGCACGATTACTTTTGTGATTGGTGGATCTTTAGGTTTGTCAGAGGCTGTCATGAAACGCTGTAATCAGACGATTTCATTTGGTCGAGTAACCTATCCCCATCAGTTAATGCGTCTAATTTTAACAGAACAAATTTACCGTTGTTTTAGAATTATTAATGGGCATGCCTATCATAAATAG
- a CDS encoding MBL fold metallo-hydrolase — translation MENENGFKVSVLASGSSGNSLYVETKEKKLLVDAGLSGKKITSLLGEINRKPEDLDAILVTHEHKDHIHGVGVLSRKYGIDVFANDKTWQAMANNIGEIKAEHKHHFDLGKRLTFGDIDVESFGVSHDAAEPQFYTFQKDNKSFVVLTDTGYCSENVRGVIRNADGYLIESNHDLGMLRMGSYPWSLKQRILGDKGHMSNEDGALVAADVLGDKTKRIYLGHLSRENNLKEIAHMTMENTLYEKNLGVGHEFMIYDTDPDQATELFRI, via the coding sequence GTGGAAAACGAAAATGGATTTAAAGTCAGTGTTCTTGCCAGTGGGAGCTCTGGAAATTCACTTTATGTTGAGACAAAAGAAAAGAAACTACTAGTCGATGCTGGCTTAAGCGGCAAGAAAATCACTAGTCTATTAGGTGAAATTAACCGCAAACCTGAAGATTTAGATGCTATTTTAGTCACACATGAACATAAAGATCATATTCATGGCGTGGGTGTTTTATCTCGTAAGTATGGGATTGATGTCTTTGCTAATGATAAAACATGGCAAGCGATGGCTAATAATATTGGTGAGATTAAGGCTGAACATAAACATCATTTTGATTTAGGTAAGCGCCTAACGTTTGGCGATATCGATGTGGAGAGTTTTGGGGTTTCCCATGATGCTGCAGAGCCGCAGTTTTATACTTTTCAAAAAGACAATAAATCATTTGTGGTCTTAACCGATACCGGCTATTGTAGCGAAAATGTTCGCGGGGTTATCCGTAATGCAGATGGCTATTTAATTGAAAGTAACCATGATCTAGGTATGTTGCGAATGGGAAGTTACCCGTGGAGCTTGAAACAACGTATTCTAGGTGACAAAGGTCATATGTCGAATGAAGATGGAGCCTTGGTTGCAGCAGATGTCTTAGGCGATAAAACTAAACGCATTTATTTAGGTCATTTAAGCCGTGAGAATAACTTGAAAGAAATTGCTCACATGACAATGGAAAACACCTTGTATGAGAAAAATCTAGGAGTTGGGCATGAATTTATGATTTATGACACCGATCCTGATCAAGCGACAGAATTATTTAGAATATAA
- the yycI gene encoding two-component system regulatory protein YycI, which produces MDFKRIEIIFLCAFLTLNIFLLTTFKQGNGKDAQRQMNSQSTIESRLKKDKITYQQDFSERKHGGYYLSGETTYFKKDNETLDVKVGESGPGKLPVSDDPKKDIEIFLKNNNRVTNFEDYQYYLKAASTPERKIMAQGFEEVPFFDETAMLEMEVTEADKSYHSFGKFTQSHIDNIEPLREKQEAVSEKEAIETLYIANKIPYEGKIKETLLGYSKIFTVRGKNVYIPTWFVWLEDEKKNSRVERVNAFANTVFTANISDVKESE; this is translated from the coding sequence ATGGATTTTAAACGAATTGAAATTATTTTCTTATGTGCCTTTTTAACGTTAAATATTTTCTTGTTAACAACCTTTAAACAAGGGAATGGAAAAGATGCGCAACGTCAAATGAACAGCCAATCAACAATAGAATCACGTTTGAAAAAGGATAAAATAACGTATCAGCAAGACTTTTCCGAACGGAAACATGGCGGCTACTATTTGAGTGGTGAAACGACTTACTTTAAAAAAGATAATGAAACTCTAGATGTTAAAGTTGGTGAAAGTGGACCAGGTAAATTACCCGTTTCAGATGATCCAAAAAAAGATATCGAGATCTTTTTAAAAAATAATAATCGTGTGACAAATTTTGAAGACTATCAATATTATTTAAAAGCAGCCTCGACACCTGAAAGAAAGATTATGGCTCAAGGTTTTGAAGAAGTCCCATTCTTTGATGAAACCGCTATGCTGGAAATGGAAGTAACAGAAGCGGACAAGTCATATCATTCTTTTGGCAAGTTTACTCAAAGCCATATTGATAATATTGAACCGCTGCGTGAAAAGCAAGAAGCAGTCAGTGAAAAAGAAGCGATTGAAACACTTTATATCGCAAATAAAATTCCGTATGAAGGTAAAATTAAAGAAACGTTACTAGGCTACTCTAAAATTTTTACCGTTCGTGGAAAGAATGTTTACATTCCGACATGGTTCGTTTGGCTGGAAGATGAGAAAAAGAATTCCCGTGTTGAACGGGTCAATGCCTTTGCTAATACGGTTTTCACAGCTAACATTTCAGATGTAAAAGAATCAGAATAA
- a CDS encoding CDP-glycerol glycerophosphotransferase family protein: MKNIIRRIYKKFRTGKYYFPIMKKVYWFMSRVLPVKSNLIVLESNVGKSIGDSPKDLYDELQSRDNNFKYVWICNNSHYEMGPRTKIVNRLSIKYYYYLARAGYWVNNQNFPTYLTKRQGTKYIQTWHGTPLKKMQNDITNIVGRDATYLDRVNYAVEQWDYLVSPSSYATKCFRSAFKYNKEVIEVGYPRNDIFYKSEVELEQIGEIVKYKLGIQNDTRKVILYAPTFRDDSLNKFDLELDFKKFVDELSDDYILLVRGHVATNQKINVSKQYSLDIIDVATYPSIQELYVISDICITDYSSVMFDFAHTKRPLLFFTYDLEHYQENLRGFYFDFINEAPGPLVRTTEELIETIKDIANNNHAEKYTAFYNKYCSLEDGLSAAKVIDYVFGENGKTNSTNYGKECINREFEKIREYDVRIERGENAIHIQVKNDNRDLVLVNKDKTIVLEKNKANQFVITDIMMMHMQETDMYEVHFFDGNNLRVFNCVGDCLQVVKNDLGEDIGYLFLDNKSQIVISKIKPEKLNSYYKQNKIISMEINQVQDLNIVMEITTKHESIAALTGLMKIRGTEEMQSFSSKIVKCEKNEDTKYITQTIEMTFSVKSFVGDLFDFYMPTIDFYCLINFDEDHGLTHEFRINSPSEKLPTITYTGLNKKILFVLYETLNKKALSARLIEVPLTYYNQVKSSSNELEELPFEILADIKDRCLEQVKDPEVVVTYSKQGIMISKDNSFKGLRLKGNKKMIPMKNQESAFFIKYKDIRRVSNRTGSASIIDESGNPISIGKYTPVNFEDGNYYKFGCNSYSVYKSAKNNLRVGINVEIPSARYLVNQNISEIKSNNGNMEVHIVIRTQWAPIDNISSVLKLRGNKELYINESDLVSAQDLGNGIFENSVILKYSADDIASCANEKERKVYSFDIFDFSFSYSLAGQRLKAVPIRIDYKNLIETSVALDFGNEKLIMFVYPTKVAKKLSAKLTYVETSVYEYYLKSQKVETKENAKLPVILVSEYPHKAQDTGLAYFKYLVDNHSDSYDTYYMISEISKDMKNLSGYEDKLVLYKSKQHVDIFNKADILASSHGTNYLCPVLDVYAKNKLLEKYKIFLQHGILGVRDMSYLYGKDAENPFTNLFIVSSEREKQLVEKDFGYEENEVLVSGLSRFDDLIQKASEVNNEFKKIVIMPTWRESLHNVTAENFQTSEYYKSFSNLLNNSKFRKLAQSNNWEVSFYLHTNFQKFATCFNSNFIKIVKEGEKNVQEFLIESDLLITDYSSVGLDFSLMEKPIIYYQFDEEITNSTNNLVEEFFPGEIVESEEKLIEELETFSRDSKMKAAHFDKLDDLYKYRDTSANDRIYEAMDKRFKRI, from the coding sequence TTGAAAAATATTATTAGAAGAATATATAAAAAGTTTAGAACAGGAAAGTACTATTTTCCTATTATGAAAAAAGTGTATTGGTTTATGTCACGTGTTTTGCCAGTCAAGTCGAATTTAATAGTTTTAGAGAGCAACGTAGGAAAGTCAATAGGTGACAGTCCGAAAGATTTATATGATGAATTACAGAGTAGAGATAATAATTTCAAATATGTTTGGATTTGTAACAATAGTCATTATGAAATGGGTCCAAGAACAAAAATAGTTAATAGATTGAGCATAAAATATTATTATTATTTAGCTAGAGCAGGATACTGGGTAAATAATCAAAATTTCCCAACGTATTTAACTAAACGACAAGGTACCAAATATATCCAAACATGGCACGGTACCCCCTTGAAAAAAATGCAAAATGATATTACAAATATTGTAGGTCGTGATGCTACATATTTAGATAGAGTTAACTACGCAGTTGAACAATGGGACTACTTAGTATCTCCAAGTTCATATGCAACAAAATGTTTCCGAAGTGCATTTAAGTATAATAAAGAGGTCATAGAGGTAGGCTACCCAAGAAATGATATTTTTTATAAATCAGAAGTAGAATTAGAACAAATTGGAGAAATTGTTAAATATAAGTTAGGAATACAGAACGATACAAGAAAAGTAATCTTATATGCACCTACTTTTAGAGATGATTCTTTGAATAAATTTGATTTAGAATTGGATTTTAAAAAGTTTGTTGACGAGCTATCTGATGATTATATTCTCCTTGTTCGAGGTCATGTTGCAACTAATCAAAAAATTAATGTTTCAAAACAGTATTCACTGGATATCATTGATGTAGCTACATATCCAAGTATTCAAGAACTATATGTTATTTCGGATATATGTATAACGGACTACTCTTCTGTTATGTTTGATTTTGCTCATACTAAAAGACCGCTACTTTTCTTTACATATGATTTAGAGCATTATCAAGAAAACTTGAGAGGTTTTTATTTTGACTTTATTAATGAGGCCCCAGGACCACTGGTGCGGACTACAGAGGAGTTAATTGAAACAATTAAGGACATTGCTAATAACAATCATGCAGAAAAATATACGGCATTTTACAATAAGTACTGCTCGTTAGAGGATGGGTTATCAGCAGCTAAAGTGATTGATTACGTTTTTGGTGAAAATGGTAAAACAAATTCAACTAATTATGGAAAAGAATGTATCAATCGTGAATTTGAAAAAATTAGGGAATATGATGTAAGGATCGAACGTGGCGAAAATGCAATTCATATCCAAGTGAAAAATGATAATCGCGATTTGGTTTTAGTAAATAAAGATAAGACTATTGTGTTAGAAAAAAATAAAGCTAATCAATTTGTTATTACAGACATAATGATGATGCACATGCAAGAAACTGATATGTATGAAGTGCATTTTTTTGACGGGAATAATTTGAGAGTGTTTAACTGTGTTGGAGATTGTTTACAGGTTGTGAAAAACGACTTAGGTGAAGACATTGGTTATTTATTCTTAGATAATAAATCACAAATTGTTATTTCTAAAATCAAACCAGAAAAATTAAACAGTTATTATAAACAAAATAAAATTATATCAATGGAAATAAATCAAGTCCAAGATCTGAATATTGTAATGGAAATTACAACTAAGCATGAAAGCATTGCAGCCTTAACAGGGTTGATGAAAATTCGTGGAACCGAAGAAATGCAAAGTTTTAGTAGTAAGATAGTGAAATGTGAAAAAAATGAAGATACAAAGTATATTACCCAAACAATCGAAATGACTTTTTCCGTAAAATCGTTTGTTGGTGACTTGTTTGATTTCTATATGCCGACAATTGATTTTTATTGTTTGATAAATTTTGACGAGGATCATGGATTGACACATGAATTTAGAATCAATTCACCATCTGAAAAGTTACCTACAATTACTTATACTGGGTTGAATAAAAAGATACTTTTTGTTTTATATGAGACATTGAATAAGAAAGCATTGTCAGCAAGACTAATTGAAGTACCATTGACTTATTATAATCAAGTTAAAAGTTCTTCGAACGAGCTCGAGGAACTTCCATTTGAGATATTAGCAGATATAAAAGATAGATGTTTAGAGCAGGTTAAAGATCCGGAGGTGGTTGTTACTTATTCAAAACAAGGAATAATGATTTCTAAGGATAACTCCTTCAAAGGTTTACGTCTAAAGGGAAATAAAAAGATGATTCCTATGAAGAATCAAGAATCTGCATTTTTTATCAAATATAAAGATATTAGACGGGTTTCTAATAGAACGGGTTCGGCATCAATTATAGATGAATCTGGCAACCCTATTTCTATTGGAAAATATACTCCAGTCAATTTTGAAGACGGTAACTATTACAAATTTGGATGCAATAGCTACTCTGTCTACAAGTCAGCCAAAAATAACTTGCGAGTAGGGATAAATGTTGAAATACCATCTGCCCGTTACTTAGTAAACCAAAATATCAGCGAAATAAAATCTAACAATGGAAATATGGAGGTTCACATTGTGATTAGAACACAGTGGGCTCCGATAGATAATATCTCTTCAGTATTGAAGTTGAGAGGTAATAAAGAACTGTATATTAATGAAAGTGATCTAGTATCCGCACAAGACTTGGGAAATGGAATATTTGAGAATAGTGTGATCTTAAAATATAGTGCAGATGATATAGCATCCTGTGCAAATGAAAAAGAAAGAAAGGTTTATAGTTTTGATATTTTTGATTTTTCTTTCAGCTACTCTCTTGCAGGGCAACGTCTAAAGGCTGTACCCATCAGAATTGATTACAAAAATCTTATTGAAACATCTGTTGCTTTAGATTTTGGCAATGAAAAATTAATTATGTTTGTCTATCCAACAAAAGTGGCGAAAAAATTATCGGCGAAGTTAACGTACGTTGAAACTTCGGTTTATGAGTATTACCTTAAATCACAAAAAGTTGAAACAAAAGAAAACGCTAAACTACCGGTTATTTTAGTCAGTGAATATCCTCATAAAGCGCAAGATACAGGATTGGCATATTTTAAATATTTAGTCGATAATCATTCCGATTCGTATGATACTTATTATATGATTAGTGAAATTTCCAAAGATATGAAAAATTTATCAGGATATGAAGATAAGTTAGTTTTATATAAGAGTAAACAACATGTTGACATATTTAATAAAGCAGATATTTTAGCGAGTAGCCATGGGACTAATTATTTATGCCCGGTCTTAGATGTTTATGCTAAAAATAAATTGCTTGAAAAGTATAAAATATTTTTACAACATGGTATTTTAGGAGTTCGAGATATGTCATATCTTTATGGCAAGGATGCTGAAAATCCATTTACTAACCTCTTTATTGTGAGTTCCGAAAGAGAAAAGCAACTGGTTGAAAAAGATTTTGGTTATGAAGAAAATGAGGTTTTAGTTTCTGGTTTATCTAGGTTTGATGACTTAATTCAGAAAGCATCAGAAGTGAATAATGAGTTTAAAAAAATTGTTATTATGCCAACGTGGCGAGAGTCTTTGCATAATGTAACAGCAGAAAACTTTCAAACGTCAGAGTACTATAAATCGTTTTCTAACTTATTAAACAATTCAAAATTCAGAAAATTAGCTCAGAGTAATAATTGGGAAGTATCGTTTTATTTACACACAAACTTTCAAAAGTTTGCAACATGTTTTAATTCAAACTTTATTAAGATTGTTAAAGAGGGCGAAAAAAATGTTCAAGAATTTTTAATTGAGAGTGATCTACTAATAACTGATTATTCAAGTGTAGGTTTAGATTTTTCATTAATGGAAAAACCTATAATATATTATCAATTTGATGAAGAGATTACTAATTCAACCAATAATTTGGTTGAGGAATTTTTCCCAGGAGAGATTGTTGAGTCGGAAGAGAAGTTAATTGAAGAATTAGAAACTTTTAGCAGAGATTCTAAAATGAAAGCTGCTCATTTTGATAAATTAGATGATTTATACAAATATCGTGATACAAGTGCAAATGATAGGATATACGAGGCGATGGATAAAAGATTTAAAAGAATTTAA
- a CDS encoding S1C family serine protease gives MTEIKDVTPNKKKNKNSTSLKRLLVGILGGVIGTALTLGLGYGFLKPVLTDRNPSVPNTAKTDVKKRDYTVIGDVSKAVETVQDAVVSVVNLQKKEQLNDFGRFFGEDLVDPNDKDDDALQANSEGSGVIYRKDGGDAYVVTNNHVVEGSDALEVLLNDGTKVPGELVGHDSYTDLAVIKIASKDVKATAEFGDSDSLKVGEPAIAIGSPLGSVYANSATQGIISAKNREITNQTEKGEPVSINALQTDAAINPGNSGGPLINIAGQVIGINSIKISAASSGVSAEGMGFSIPSNDVVAIISQLEKDGKVSRPTLGITMSDLSLITKDSQENILKVPADITTGVIIRSVGAATPAEKAGLQQYDVIVEIDGDAIETGTDLQSLLYKKKVGDKISVTFYREAEKKTTTVDLVVEQSREK, from the coding sequence ATGACTGAAATAAAAGATGTAACACCTAACAAAAAGAAAAACAAAAATTCCACTTCTTTAAAACGACTACTAGTTGGTATCCTCGGCGGCGTAATCGGAACTGCTTTAACTCTCGGTCTGGGATACGGTTTCTTAAAACCGGTTTTAACAGATCGCAATCCATCTGTGCCAAATACGGCTAAAACGGATGTGAAAAAACGTGATTATACCGTAATTGGAGATGTATCAAAAGCCGTTGAAACAGTTCAAGATGCGGTTGTATCTGTTGTTAATTTACAAAAGAAAGAACAATTAAATGATTTTGGCCGTTTCTTCGGGGAAGACTTAGTCGATCCTAACGACAAAGATGATGATGCTTTACAAGCTAACAGCGAAGGTAGCGGTGTAATCTATCGTAAAGATGGTGGTGATGCTTACGTCGTTACTAACAATCATGTTGTGGAAGGTTCTGACGCGTTAGAAGTTTTATTAAACGATGGGACAAAAGTTCCCGGCGAACTTGTCGGTCATGATAGTTATACTGATTTAGCTGTTATTAAAATTGCTAGCAAAGATGTCAAAGCCACTGCTGAATTTGGTGATTCTGACAGCTTAAAAGTTGGCGAACCAGCAATTGCAATCGGTTCACCACTTGGTTCCGTTTATGCAAACAGTGCTACTCAAGGTATCATCTCCGCTAAGAATCGTGAAATTACAAATCAAACAGAAAAAGGTGAACCTGTCAGCATTAATGCTTTACAAACAGATGCTGCCATCAACCCTGGTAACTCTGGTGGTCCACTAATCAATATCGCAGGCCAAGTAATCGGTATTAACTCAATTAAAATCTCAGCAGCTTCTAGCGGTGTCTCTGCTGAAGGAATGGGCTTCTCAATTCCAAGTAATGATGTTGTCGCAATCATTAGCCAACTTGAAAAAGATGGTAAAGTATCGCGCCCAACACTTGGTATAACGATGAGTGACTTATCATTGATCACAAAAGACAGCCAAGAAAATATTCTAAAAGTACCAGCTGATATTACAACTGGTGTGATTATTCGTAGCGTCGGTGCGGCAACGCCTGCTGAAAAAGCTGGCTTACAACAATATGATGTGATTGTCGAAATAGATGGTGATGCTATTGAAACAGGAACTGATTTACAGTCTTTACTGTATAAGAAAAAAGTTGGCGATAAAATCTCAGTTACTTTCTACCGTGAAGCAGAGAAGAAAACAACAACAGTTGATTTAGTCGTTGAACAATCAAGAGAGAAATAA
- the truA gene encoding tRNA pseudouridine(38-40) synthase TruA produces the protein MRNIKLTIEYDGKKYLGWQRLGDSDKTIQGKIETVLNQMTDETIEIVGSGRTDAGTHAYGQVANFKTESKMTVEKMQLFLNNQLPNDIVIKEIVEVPERFHARYNAKSKQYSYQVWNSEVPTALHRNHSYHYANNLDLEKINEACEFLIGEHDFIGFSSLKKTKKSTIRTITSAKIATKDEMITFTFTGEGFLYNMVRIIVGTLLEVGDGTKEVSAIEEILNQKDRQKAGHTVPAQGLFLDRVSY, from the coding sequence ATGAGAAATATTAAATTAACCATCGAATATGATGGTAAGAAATACTTAGGTTGGCAACGTCTGGGTGATTCAGATAAAACAATCCAAGGAAAAATTGAAACAGTGCTGAACCAAATGACGGATGAAACGATTGAAATTGTTGGATCAGGTAGAACGGATGCTGGAACACATGCTTATGGGCAAGTGGCTAATTTTAAAACAGAGTCAAAAATGACCGTTGAAAAAATGCAACTATTTTTGAATAATCAACTCCCTAACGATATTGTGATCAAGGAGATTGTAGAGGTTCCTGAAAGGTTTCATGCCAGATATAATGCTAAAAGTAAACAATATAGTTATCAAGTTTGGAATTCTGAAGTTCCAACAGCCCTACACAGAAATCATAGTTATCATTATGCTAATAATTTAGACTTAGAAAAAATCAATGAAGCATGTGAATTTTTAATTGGCGAACATGATTTCATTGGTTTTTCATCATTGAAGAAAACAAAAAAATCAACAATAAGAACCATTACATCTGCAAAGATTGCCACTAAGGATGAAATGATTACTTTTACCTTCACAGGTGAAGGGTTCTTGTACAATATGGTTAGAATTATAGTGGGCACGTTGTTGGAAGTTGGCGACGGGACTAAAGAAGTGTCTGCTATAGAAGAAATTTTAAATCAAAAAGATCGCCAGAAAGCAGGGCATACTGTTCCAGCACAGGGATTGTTTTTAGATAGAGTTAGTTACTAA
- a CDS encoding YycH family regulatory protein, with protein MKLMEKIIRVSLVLMILLSLFLTWKIWNNSGNKQVAKRQTSNTEQSSSAKHPTDIFLPVKLVYQDQDGKHLYTNKEREIQELSRLLVKDVIGKKTELLDGKKIELVDRKNSFDLSMSDDLSLLYFLKMNEMPIPNELDNKLTFRRIAVSLEDKEVAFLDEDNHVIYELPLSDDSSQYEKILKNEKNNYIEVNHDDSILPVYYEFSKPINLPKYSYILATQSYSLFSQAFFLETDELVSNNDDPTDRDVNLASPAGNTFNVKYDTGEISYNGLLGKEVDSAYGTETFVEDSFFFVKNIGNSFGTLRYFEGTEEAVTYRNYVEGYPVFSDDTKGRLEFTKKDKGLHIETNQETIQVPIPSKEEVTLSTTKEAVMLLNNYGIAQKDIQGLQIGYTWLSNQETKQVVDLTPEWYVKTNDVWESIEQVIERVTKGGE; from the coding sequence ATGAAACTTATGGAAAAAATCATACGTGTTAGCCTAGTTCTAATGATTCTACTAAGTCTTTTCCTAACTTGGAAAATTTGGAATAACTCCGGTAATAAGCAGGTAGCTAAACGTCAAACGAGTAATACAGAGCAATCGAGTTCGGCCAAACACCCAACTGATATATTTCTACCTGTAAAACTAGTTTATCAAGATCAAGATGGTAAACACTTGTATACAAATAAGGAAAGAGAAATTCAAGAGTTAAGTCGCCTGTTGGTGAAAGATGTTATCGGTAAGAAAACAGAGTTACTTGATGGCAAAAAGATCGAATTAGTAGACCGTAAAAATTCTTTCGATTTATCAATGTCAGATGACTTATCTTTATTATATTTTCTAAAAATGAATGAGATGCCGATTCCTAACGAGTTAGATAATAAATTAACGTTTCGTAGAATTGCTGTTTCCTTAGAGGACAAAGAAGTTGCCTTTTTAGACGAAGACAACCATGTTATTTATGAATTACCTTTATCAGATGATAGTTCGCAATATGAAAAAATTTTGAAGAATGAGAAGAACAACTATATTGAAGTGAATCATGATGACAGTATTTTACCTGTGTATTATGAGTTTTCTAAACCGATAAATTTACCGAAATATAGTTACATTTTAGCGACACAGTCATATAGCCTCTTTTCGCAAGCCTTTTTCTTAGAAACAGATGAACTAGTATCAAACAACGATGATCCAACAGATCGGGATGTAAATCTAGCCAGTCCTGCTGGAAATACGTTTAACGTTAAGTACGATACAGGTGAAATCAGTTATAATGGCTTACTTGGAAAAGAAGTAGACTCGGCATATGGCACAGAAACATTTGTAGAAGATAGTTTCTTTTTTGTGAAAAATATTGGAAATTCATTTGGGACATTGCGGTATTTTGAAGGGACAGAAGAAGCTGTTACATATCGTAATTATGTAGAAGGTTACCCGGTCTTTAGTGATGATACCAAAGGGCGGTTAGAATTCACTAAAAAAGATAAGGGCTTGCATATTGAAACAAACCAAGAAACAATCCAAGTGCCGATTCCATCAAAAGAAGAGGTAACCTTATCAACGACTAAAGAGGCAGTGATGTTATTAAATAACTATGGTATTGCCCAAAAAGACATTCAGGGGTTGCAAATTGGCTATACTTGGTTGAGTAATCAAGAAACCAAACAAGTTGTTGATTTGACACCAGAATGGTATGTTAAGACAAATGACGTCTGGGAAAGTATCGAACAAGTGATTGAACGAGTGACAAAGGGGGGAGAATAA